In Opitutaceae bacterium TAV5, one genomic interval encodes:
- a CDS encoding oxidoreductase produces MNTSTFPVKFGVCGLGRIGMQHSRVFSEDRKRYQPVAFCDIDAQRARDIARKFGGKPFSDFAEFLARPEMELVIIATRSLDHARHAGQALAAGKIVLLEKPVGVTAADFELLKRLDKAYPGKLFFGHNHRFEPAFQNTLAIVASGILGKIHVAKFSKSHGFLRRNDWQMRLDCGGGQLFVWAPHLLDQTLQLIGVPTRDVWSSLRRVLTSGDADDHLRIMLTGASGISGEIEISNIVAQDGSYCVLYGDRGTLTYGQDQKQIRLRYLHPEFQWTAAAANAETPQPGQRWNSDPLLPWVEETRPVEPEGNMWEQVEVEIARHLHSALRLGIPFPVKNADALEVVRITEIVKKQNPQFSWLG; encoded by the coding sequence ATGAATACATCCACATTCCCCGTTAAATTTGGCGTCTGCGGCCTTGGCCGTATCGGCATGCAGCATAGCCGGGTCTTCTCCGAAGACCGCAAACGGTATCAACCCGTCGCGTTTTGCGATATTGACGCCCAACGCGCTCGCGACATCGCCCGAAAATTCGGAGGCAAACCGTTTTCGGACTTCGCGGAATTTCTCGCGCGGCCTGAAATGGAATTGGTCATCATTGCCACGCGGTCGCTCGATCACGCGCGTCACGCCGGACAGGCGCTCGCCGCCGGAAAAATTGTCCTTCTGGAAAAACCTGTCGGCGTGACCGCGGCGGATTTCGAGTTGCTCAAACGCCTCGACAAGGCGTATCCGGGAAAACTTTTTTTCGGGCATAATCACCGCTTCGAGCCGGCGTTTCAAAACACGCTCGCGATTGTCGCGTCGGGCATTCTGGGAAAAATCCACGTCGCTAAATTTTCCAAATCGCACGGGTTTTTACGGCGCAACGACTGGCAAATGCGGCTCGATTGCGGCGGCGGACAACTCTTCGTCTGGGCGCCGCACCTGCTCGACCAAACGTTGCAACTCATCGGCGTGCCAACGCGCGACGTGTGGAGTTCGCTGCGGCGCGTGCTCACGTCGGGGGACGCCGACGACCACCTGCGAATTATGCTCACCGGGGCCAGCGGCATTTCCGGAGAGATCGAGATCAGCAACATCGTCGCGCAGGACGGTTCGTATTGCGTGCTCTATGGCGATCGCGGAACGCTGACTTACGGACAAGACCAGAAGCAGATTCGGCTGCGTTATCTCCATCCGGAATTTCAATGGACAGCCGCCGCCGCCAACGCGGAAACGCCGCAGCCCGGTCAGCGTTGGAATAGCGACCCGCTGCTGCCGTGGGTCGAGGAAACACGCCCCGTCGAACCCGAAGGCAACATGTGGGAACAAGTCGAAGTTGAAATCGCACGACACCTCCATTCGGCGCTCCGCCTCGGCATCCCGTTTCCCGTGAAAAATGCCGACGCGCTGGAAGTCGTCCGCATTACCGAGATCGTGAAAAAACAGAATCCTCAATTCAGCTGGCTCGGATGA
- a CDS encoding dehydrogenase: MMKKIRIGQLGVGHMHAYKIKTLRQFSEVFDVVGVAEDDPEQKAAFGHHAMYDGLPWMNSDELLSLPGLDAVMVETEEHALVPAALRCIRAGKHIHLDKPGGETLPPFQELLAEAETRRLAVQMGYMYRNSPAIQFCIDAVKSGLLGNISTFDAVMSRHDGEEFRRVIKTFKAGAPWIFICHLVDLAVILFGEPKRVVPMSTCTRDDGVVDNGLAVMEFAGGLTATLRTSIVEAGGFQRRNLVICGDRGTLVVQPLELQGNMTGGRVFVTLLEDAGGFRKGTQEVPQPPPEGRYDGQLLEFARIVRGEIPNPWPYAHELRVQRCFLDACGDWSG, translated from the coding sequence ATGATGAAAAAGATCCGGATCGGCCAACTCGGCGTCGGCCACATGCACGCCTACAAAATCAAAACGCTGCGCCAGTTTTCCGAGGTGTTCGACGTGGTCGGCGTGGCCGAGGACGACCCGGAGCAAAAGGCCGCGTTCGGTCATCACGCCATGTATGACGGCCTGCCGTGGATGAATAGCGACGAACTGCTGTCGCTCCCCGGTCTCGACGCGGTGATGGTCGAGACAGAAGAGCACGCGCTCGTCCCTGCCGCCCTGCGTTGTATCCGCGCGGGCAAGCACATCCACCTCGACAAGCCCGGCGGCGAAACCCTGCCGCCGTTTCAGGAACTTCTGGCGGAGGCGGAGACGCGCCGTCTCGCGGTCCAGATGGGTTACATGTATCGCAACAGTCCCGCGATTCAGTTCTGCATCGATGCCGTCAAGAGCGGTCTGTTGGGAAACATCTCCACGTTCGACGCGGTGATGAGCCGCCACGACGGCGAGGAGTTTCGCAGGGTTATCAAGACCTTCAAAGCCGGCGCGCCCTGGATCTTCATTTGTCATCTCGTCGATCTGGCGGTCATCCTGTTTGGCGAGCCGAAACGCGTTGTCCCCATGTCCACGTGCACGCGCGACGACGGCGTGGTGGACAACGGTCTCGCCGTGATGGAGTTCGCCGGGGGGCTCACTGCGACCTTGCGGACTTCGATTGTGGAAGCCGGCGGCTTCCAGCGGCGAAACCTGGTGATCTGCGGCGACAGGGGCACGCTGGTGGTGCAGCCTCTGGAGCTTCAGGGGAACATGACTGGCGGACGCGTCTTCGTGACCTTGCTGGAAGATGCCGGCGGTTTCAGAAAGGGCACGCAGGAAGTGCCTCAGCCGCCACCCGAGGGCCGTTACGACGGGCAGTTGCTGGAGTTCGCCCGCATTGTTCGTGGCGAAATCCCGAACCCTTGGCCTTACGCGCATGAACTCCGGGTCCAGCGCTGTTTCCTCGATGCCTGCGGGGACTGGTCCGGGTGA